A portion of the Candidatus Binataceae bacterium genome contains these proteins:
- a CDS encoding CoA transferase translates to MRRYALEGVHVLDFSWVGVGPITTKYLADNGADVVRVESLARPDVLRLAPPWKDAQPGIDRSQFFASYNTSKRSITLDLSKPKARELVLRLLPWADIVAESFTPKALRKWELDYEHLSRLKPDVIMLSTCMQGQTGPNALYPGYGQLMAALSGFYHISGYAPGEPPCPPYGAYTDFIAPRLAACALLAALDYRRRTGRGQYLDMAQYEAALHNLAPALVDYFASGRVLGPQGNRSERYAPHGAYRCADEDGQERWIAIAVDGDEQWGAMVAALGAPPPDERFATAARRIENRAALDELVGKLVRECEVRALTAKLQGAGIAAYPVQNCVDIHNDENLDAFGFWHWLDHPVMGPSPYEGLQHRLSRTPGELRSPAPTLGQHNDEVLGGMMGLSTAEIAQLKEERVIF, encoded by the coding sequence ATGCGACGCTACGCGCTTGAGGGAGTGCACGTATTGGACTTCTCCTGGGTCGGAGTCGGCCCGATCACGACCAAGTATCTGGCCGACAACGGCGCCGACGTTGTCCGGGTCGAGTCGCTGGCGCGCCCCGACGTCCTGCGGCTGGCGCCGCCATGGAAGGACGCCCAGCCGGGCATCGATCGCAGCCAGTTCTTCGCCAGCTACAACACCTCCAAACGCAGCATCACGCTGGATCTGAGCAAGCCCAAGGCGCGCGAGCTGGTGCTGCGGCTGCTGCCGTGGGCCGACATCGTGGCCGAGAGCTTCACTCCCAAGGCGCTGCGCAAGTGGGAGCTCGACTACGAGCATCTCTCCCGTCTCAAGCCTGACGTGATCATGCTTTCGACCTGTATGCAGGGGCAGACCGGGCCCAACGCGCTGTACCCCGGGTACGGGCAGCTGATGGCGGCGCTCAGCGGCTTCTATCACATCTCCGGCTATGCGCCGGGCGAGCCGCCGTGCCCGCCCTACGGCGCGTATACCGATTTCATCGCGCCCCGCCTGGCCGCCTGCGCTCTGCTCGCCGCGCTTGACTATCGGCGGCGCACGGGCCGCGGTCAGTACCTCGACATGGCGCAATACGAGGCCGCGCTGCACAATCTCGCGCCCGCACTGGTCGATTACTTCGCAAGCGGACGCGTGCTGGGTCCGCAAGGCAATCGCTCCGAGCGCTATGCGCCCCATGGCGCCTACCGATGCGCCGACGAAGACGGCCAAGAGCGCTGGATCGCGATTGCGGTGGACGGCGACGAGCAATGGGGCGCAATGGTCGCGGCGCTCGGCGCTCCGCCGCCGGACGAGCGTTTCGCCACCGCCGCGCGCCGGATCGAAAACCGCGCCGCGCTCGACGAACTGGTCGGCAAGCTGGTGCGCGAGTGCGAAGTCCGCGCGCTCACCGCGAAGCTCCAGGGCGCGGGTATAGCCGCCTACCCGGTGCAGAACTGCGTGGACATCCACAACGACGAGAACCTCGACGCCTTCGGCTTCTGGCACTGGCTCGACCATCCAGTGATGGGGCCGTCGCCCTACGAGGGCCTCCAGCATCGGCTGAGCCGCACGCCCGGCGAGTTGCGCAGCCCGGCGCCCACGCTCGGGCAGCATAATGACGAGGTGCTGGGCGGTATGATGGGACTCAGCACGGCCGAAATCGCGCAACTCAAGGAAGAGCGGGTGATTTTCTGA
- the truA gene encoding tRNA pseudouridine(38-40) synthase TruA yields the protein MQVRLRLEYDGSNYSGWQIQSGQDSIQARLEEALARIFGAPVRVRGAGRTDAGVHARGQVAAARLPRRFDPAELARALNAMLAADIVVLEAAEVAENFDPRRDARLRIYEYRVLNRPLPSVFERNYAWHVREPLDLDAMNAAARVFVGEHDFAAFRSLGSEEKTTVRRVEFSAWRRAEPSLLVYRVEATAFLRHMVRTMVAAMAEVGRGKYSAEALAKLLARGERALAPAPAPAAGLYLVEVRY from the coding sequence ATGCAGGTCCGTCTGCGGCTCGAATACGACGGCAGCAATTATTCCGGATGGCAGATCCAGAGCGGCCAGGATTCAATCCAGGCGCGCCTGGAGGAGGCGCTGGCGCGGATTTTCGGCGCGCCAGTGCGCGTGCGCGGCGCCGGCCGCACCGACGCCGGCGTCCATGCGCGCGGACAGGTGGCGGCGGCGCGGCTGCCGCGGCGCTTTGACCCGGCCGAGCTTGCGCGCGCGCTCAACGCGATGCTGGCGGCGGATATCGTGGTGCTGGAGGCCGCCGAGGTGGCTGAGAATTTCGACCCGCGGCGCGACGCGCGGCTGCGAATCTACGAGTATCGGGTGCTCAACCGGCCGCTGCCGTCGGTGTTCGAGCGCAACTACGCATGGCATGTGCGCGAGCCGCTCGACCTCGACGCGATGAACGCGGCTGCGCGGGTCTTCGTCGGTGAGCACGATTTCGCCGCCTTTCGCTCGCTCGGCTCGGAAGAAAAAACCACGGTGCGGCGCGTCGAATTCAGCGCGTGGCGGCGCGCGGAGCCGAGCCTGCTCGTCTACCGCGTCGAGGCGACCGCCTTTTTGCGCCACATGGTGCGCACGATGGTGGCAGCGATGGCCGAAGTCGGGCGTGGGAAGTACAGCGCTGAAGCACTTGCCAAGCTGCTCGCGCGCGGCGAGCGCGCGCTCGCGCCGGCGCCGGCGCCCGCCGCCGGACTTTACCTGGTCGAGGTTCGTTACTAG
- a CDS encoding replication-associated recombination protein A, with protein sequence MARRKSGAEPTLFAARKPAAQPLADRMRPQRLDEVVGQDHLLGAGKLLHRTLEAGSLPSVILWGPPGSGKTTLALLLARQSGAAMRTIAAVTAGVADLREAVEAAQRELDASGRRTVVFIDEIHRWNRGQQDAILPHVESGLITLIGATTENPSFEVIAPLLSRTRVLVLRALGDEDITTIVRRALADPERGLGRSGLALEDESLAELVRFAAGDARRALNTLEVAATLARQAGSAAIAPEHVREAAQQKTLLYDRAGEEHYNVVSAFIKSLRGSDPDAAMYWMTRMIEAGEDPLFIARRMVIFAAEDVGNADPRALQVAMAVKEAVDFVGMPEGAIPLAQGVTYLACAPKSNASYRAMLAARSDALERGALPVPLHLRNAPTPLMRKLGYAEGYRYPHNSEGAINEQRYMPVELGERIYYEPSERGYESRMREYLERARMARRGGGRSAPPPAAKKPGG encoded by the coding sequence ATGGCCCGGCGCAAGTCTGGTGCGGAGCCCACGCTCTTTGCCGCGCGCAAGCCGGCGGCCCAGCCGCTGGCCGATCGGATGCGTCCGCAGAGGCTCGACGAGGTCGTCGGCCAGGACCACCTGCTCGGCGCGGGCAAGCTGTTGCACCGCACGCTGGAAGCCGGCAGCCTGCCGTCGGTCATCCTGTGGGGGCCGCCCGGCAGCGGCAAGACGACACTCGCGCTGCTGCTCGCGCGCCAGTCGGGCGCCGCGATGCGCACGATTGCGGCGGTCACCGCGGGGGTCGCCGACCTGCGCGAGGCGGTCGAGGCGGCGCAGCGCGAGCTCGACGCCAGCGGGCGGCGCACGGTCGTCTTCATCGACGAGATCCATCGATGGAACCGGGGGCAGCAGGACGCGATCCTGCCCCACGTCGAGAGCGGACTCATCACGCTTATCGGCGCGACCACCGAGAACCCGTCCTTCGAGGTGATCGCGCCGCTGCTCTCGCGTACCCGCGTGCTGGTGCTGCGCGCGCTCGGCGACGAGGACATCACGACGATCGTCAGGCGCGCACTGGCCGATCCCGAGCGCGGGCTCGGCCGCAGCGGGCTCGCGCTGGAGGACGAATCGCTTGCCGAGCTGGTGCGCTTTGCCGCGGGCGACGCGCGCCGCGCGCTCAACACCTTGGAAGTCGCGGCGACGCTTGCCCGCCAAGCCGGGAGCGCGGCGATTGCGCCCGAGCACGTGCGTGAGGCGGCGCAGCAGAAGACCCTGCTCTACGACCGCGCAGGCGAGGAGCACTACAACGTCGTCTCCGCCTTCATCAAGAGCCTGCGCGGCTCCGACCCCGACGCCGCGATGTACTGGATGACGCGGATGATCGAGGCGGGCGAGGATCCGCTGTTCATCGCGCGCCGGATGGTGATTTTCGCGGCCGAGGACGTCGGCAACGCCGATCCGCGCGCGCTCCAGGTCGCGATGGCGGTCAAGGAGGCGGTCGATTTCGTCGGGATGCCGGAGGGCGCGATCCCGCTGGCGCAGGGTGTGACCTATCTCGCCTGCGCGCCCAAATCCAACGCGTCGTACCGCGCGATGCTGGCGGCGCGTTCCGACGCGCTCGAGCGCGGGGCGTTGCCCGTGCCGCTCCATCTGCGCAACGCGCCGACGCCGCTGATGCGCAAGCTCGGCTACGCCGAGGGTTACCGCTACCCGCATAACTCAGAAGGCGCGATCAACGAGCAGCGGTACATGCCGGTCGAGCTCGGCGAGCGGATTTACTACGAGCCCTCCGAGCGCGGCTACGAGAGCCGGATGCGTGAGTACCTCGAACGCGCGCGGATGGCGCGCCGCGGCGGGGGACGATCCGCCCCGCCGCCGGCGGCGAAAAAACCCGGCGGATAA
- a CDS encoding CoA transferase encodes MASELLSGFRMLDLTDERGALCGKIFADLGADVVKVEPPSGCPTRRIPPFLDDQPGPDRGLYFIAYQAGKRSVTLNLESADGRALLEDLARKSDFLVESFAPGYMDSLGLGYERLAELNPRLIYASITPFGDSGPARNYKAADIVSWASGGPMFMMGEKGRPPLEMSVPQAGLHAGAEAAVASLLAHYPREIEGRGQRVIVNTQACVVWTLMNEQAMPIMHGDYIRRDGVYYSATGSRRQLVYACKDGYISTLLAGGPGVGAISMKGLVGWMAEKGCAAQWMIDKDWASWVPGILMKATEKDLEEIADLEDRVRRFFATMTKREIYAEGLKRRILLAPVATAADIAEDEQLKARNYFVRIEHDTLGRTLTLPGAFAKMSVTPIGPARRAPRLGEHNGEVWGELMGIDGGRMSRLRAIGAI; translated from the coding sequence ATGGCCAGCGAACTGCTCAGCGGATTTCGGATGCTCGATCTGACCGACGAGCGCGGCGCGCTCTGCGGCAAGATCTTCGCCGATCTGGGCGCCGACGTGGTCAAGGTCGAGCCGCCCTCCGGATGCCCGACTAGGCGTATCCCGCCGTTTCTCGACGACCAGCCGGGCCCCGACCGCGGGCTCTATTTCATCGCCTACCAGGCGGGCAAGCGCTCGGTGACGCTCAACCTAGAGTCGGCCGACGGCCGCGCGCTGCTGGAAGACCTCGCGCGCAAGTCGGACTTCCTGGTCGAATCGTTCGCGCCGGGCTACATGGACTCGCTGGGGCTCGGCTACGAGCGGCTCGCCGAACTCAACCCGCGGCTCATCTACGCCTCGATCACGCCGTTCGGCGACAGCGGCCCGGCCCGCAACTACAAGGCCGCCGATATCGTTTCGTGGGCCTCGGGCGGCCCGATGTTCATGATGGGCGAGAAGGGGAGGCCGCCGCTGGAGATGAGTGTGCCGCAGGCCGGGCTGCATGCCGGCGCCGAGGCCGCGGTCGCCTCGCTCCTTGCCCATTACCCGCGCGAGATCGAGGGCCGCGGGCAGCGTGTGATCGTCAACACCCAGGCGTGCGTGGTGTGGACGCTGATGAATGAACAGGCGATGCCGATCATGCATGGCGACTATATCCGGCGCGATGGCGTGTACTACTCGGCCACCGGCTCGCGCCGCCAGCTGGTGTACGCTTGCAAGGACGGCTACATCTCGACCCTGCTCGCCGGCGGCCCCGGTGTGGGCGCCATCTCGATGAAGGGGCTGGTGGGATGGATGGCCGAGAAGGGCTGCGCGGCGCAGTGGATGATCGACAAGGATTGGGCGAGCTGGGTGCCAGGAATCCTGATGAAGGCGACCGAAAAAGACCTCGAAGAGATCGCCGACCTCGAAGATCGCGTGCGCCGCTTCTTCGCGACCATGACCAAGCGCGAGATCTACGCCGAAGGCCTCAAGCGGCGCATCCTGCTCGCCCCGGTCGCGACCGCCGCCGACATCGCCGAGGACGAACAGCTCAAGGCACGTAACTACTTCGTCCGGATTGAACACGACACGCTGGGCCGCACGCTGACCCTGCCGGGCGCGTTCGCCAAGATGAGCGTCACGCCGATCGGACCGGCGCGCCGCGCCCCGCGCCTGGGCGAGCATAACGGCGAGGTATGGGGCGAGCTGATGGGAATCGACGGCGGGCGGATGAGCCGCCTGCGCGCGATCGGCGCGATCTGA
- a CDS encoding HU family DNA-binding protein: MTQSQVAAHLADKVKISKKEAKSVLEELTGLVVRELKKEGSLRLAGLGIFRKRKTKARMGRNPATGEQIKIPARTRLRFTPAKSLKDAVLGAR; encoded by the coding sequence ATGACGCAGTCGCAGGTCGCGGCGCATCTCGCCGACAAGGTCAAAATTTCGAAGAAGGAAGCCAAGAGCGTGCTGGAGGAGCTCACCGGCCTGGTCGTGCGCGAGCTCAAGAAAGAGGGTTCGCTGCGCCTGGCGGGGCTGGGGATTTTCCGCAAGCGCAAGACCAAGGCGCGGATGGGCCGCAATCCGGCCACCGGGGAACAGATCAAGATTCCGGCGCGCACCCGCCTGCGCTTCACCCCCGCCAAGTCGCTCAAGGACGCGGTGCTCGGCGCGCGCTAG
- a CDS encoding ABC transporter permease, with product MRYELTIALRYLRARRKDAFISVTTLFTAVGVMIGVAALIVMLAVMSGFEANLRQRLLSLSPQVQVQSFTGAIADYGSVQARIGGVAGVAGSDPFIVGQGMISSARGISGVVVRGVEPDNPVVLSELGRYVAPAAIKEIAAGFTPAEDAPPNGAAAGKSSRARSGGPPGAAAAGPAQPPAAGGDATEASRPGTVGGLLVGSALAAKLKVKAGDPVRLVAPIISGSNGELSTRSGEFRVAGVFESGVQFIDSEVIFMGLGAAQNFFGRPQRADGIEVKLRNLDATLEVTAELRRTLGRDFRVTNWMEYDQAASAGFAMLKRVYALVLLLLIGVAAFNLVATLIMVVMEKRRDIAVLVAMGATPTEVRRIFQLKGLVVGGAGTAAGLVVGAATCFALARYQFIHIPARIYGISTLPIDAQPLSFVAVALASLVLCFVATIYPARQAARETPVEVFRS from the coding sequence TTGCGCTACGAACTGACGATCGCGCTGCGCTATCTGCGCGCCCGGCGCAAGGACGCCTTCATTTCGGTGACCACGCTCTTCACCGCGGTCGGCGTGATGATCGGCGTCGCCGCCCTGATCGTGATGCTGGCGGTGATGAGCGGGTTCGAGGCGAACCTGCGCCAACGCCTGCTGAGCCTCAGCCCCCAGGTCCAGGTCCAGAGCTTCACTGGCGCGATCGCCGACTACGGATCGGTGCAGGCTCGGATCGGCGGCGTCGCCGGCGTCGCGGGTTCCGACCCTTTTATCGTGGGCCAGGGAATGATCAGCTCGGCCCGCGGGATCTCGGGCGTCGTGGTGCGCGGCGTCGAGCCGGATAACCCCGTGGTTCTGAGCGAGCTCGGACGCTACGTCGCGCCGGCGGCGATCAAAGAGATCGCGGCTGGCTTCACTCCAGCCGAGGACGCGCCGCCGAACGGAGCCGCCGCAGGCAAATCTTCACGAGCGCGGAGCGGAGGACCGCCGGGAGCCGCCGCTGCGGGGCCAGCGCAACCGCCTGCGGCTGGGGGGGATGCCACCGAGGCCAGCCGGCCAGGCACCGTCGGCGGGCTGCTCGTAGGGTCAGCTCTGGCCGCCAAACTCAAGGTCAAGGCCGGAGATCCGGTGCGGCTGGTGGCGCCGATCATCTCGGGCTCCAACGGTGAGCTGAGCACGCGCAGCGGCGAATTCCGGGTCGCGGGAGTGTTCGAATCCGGCGTCCAGTTTATCGATTCCGAGGTGATCTTCATGGGACTCGGGGCGGCGCAGAACTTCTTCGGGCGGCCCCAACGCGCCGACGGAATCGAAGTCAAGCTGCGCAATCTCGACGCGACGCTTGAGGTCACGGCTGAGCTGCGCCGCACTCTTGGGCGCGACTTCCGGGTGACCAATTGGATGGAATACGACCAGGCGGCGTCGGCCGGGTTCGCGATGCTCAAGCGGGTCTATGCGCTGGTTCTGCTGCTGCTGATCGGAGTGGCGGCATTCAACCTGGTTGCGACGCTGATCATGGTGGTGATGGAGAAGCGGCGCGATATCGCAGTGTTGGTCGCGATGGGGGCGACGCCAACCGAGGTGCGGCGGATCTTCCAGCTCAAAGGGCTTGTCGTAGGTGGAGCGGGCACGGCGGCCGGGCTGGTCGTCGGTGCGGCGACCTGCTTTGCCCTCGCCCGCTACCAGTTCATCCACATCCCGGCGCGCATCTACGGCATTTCGACCCTGCCGATCGACGCCCAGCCGCTGAGCTTCGTGGCGGTGGCGCTGGCTTCGTTGGTGCTGTGCTTCGTGGCGACGATCTATCCCGCGCGCCAGGCCGCGCGTGAGACGCCGGTCGAGGTCTTCCGCTCCTAA